The following DNA comes from Gloeocapsa sp. PCC 73106.
TCCACCCTCGCTTCTAATTCCTGATTTAAGCGATAAATTTCTGCGTTGGCAGTATACCGGTGTAATTCAGCAGCAGCACGAGCGGCGAAGACTTGAAGCAGAGGTAGCGCTTCGGCACGTTTTTCTGAGGAAAAGGGTTTTCTATCGAGAATACAAATAGCACCTATCCCATTGCCGTGATCGTCTTTTAAGGCAATGCCCAAATAGCTCTCTGCTTGCATTTTTACCAAATTTTGAGCTTCGGGGAACAGTTTTTGGATCATCGCTTCGCAGTAAAACTCCCCTTTTCTGAGAGCATATTCGCAGGGAGTGGGCGCTACCTTATATGAAATAATTGATGGTTGCAAAGTTCCATCTGCCCAGAAACCTAAGGTACGGAGTTCATCCCCTACAAGTTCAGCAATTATGACATAGTTTACATCCAAAACTTCACCGATGTGAGTCACTAGCTTCAAAAAAAAGCCTTCTCCGATAACCGCAGATGTTCCTTCTACAACCTTGCGTAGGGCTTTTTCGGCTCGCTCTCGCTCTAATTGTGCCACTTTTTGATTGGTAATGTCTTGTAAGGTTCCCCGAGAGACTACCAGTGTACCATCTTGATTGTACTCGCTTTCACATTCTGCTTGGACGTATTTGGTCCTCCCATCTTTCATGAGTAGGCGATAAGTTAGGCTACATGGCTTGCGATCCTCCAAGTGTTTCTCGTGGGTTTCATTGACTAGGTCGCGATCGCCTGGGTGGATTACGTCAACAAATGCTTCGTAAGATGCCTCAACTTGTTGGGGAGCGATCTCTAAGATGCTGAAGATTTCATCGGACCAATACAGAGAATTGTTCTGGTAATAGTGTTCCCAATTGCCCACATGGGTCAGTCTTTGGGTTTCGCGCATCCGCTTTTCCAGGTTCAGCAGTTTTTCCTGCACCTGCATATCTGTGAAGTATGAGCTTATGTTATGGCTAAGTTTTGCGAGTAGTGTTTTGAGCATACATATTAGCTACTAATTGCTCTATCACTTCGTTCAGAGCTTTTTTTTAAATTAAGTATTAATATTTTTTATTCTAGATTTATTATATATCGATCCGCTTAGCTTTATGAACTGCTTTAGTGTATTTCCCAAGAACTTTTATCTGCAGTATCACTTAAAGCGGGTTTAAAATCTATAGTCAATCCAACAGCACCTAACACTAAAACAAGTGTATCAAGTGTTGGATTGCTTTTTCCGTTTAAAAGATCATGCAAATGTTGCGAGGGAAACTTAGCTTTATTTGCCACGTCGGTTACGTTACTTTTAGCCTCTACTACGTTTTTTAACGCCAACAGAAAAGCTTCCGTATTTCCATCTTGCAGTATTTCATCCCAAGATATTTTAAGGTATTGGGAAGCATAGTTTGAGTCGGCAAGTCTTGATAATAAGTCTTCTCTATAATCTTTTACTGGCATTGTCTTACCTATCTCCTGTCTCTTTCTGATAATCATACCAAAATCTTTGAGCTATTCTAATATCTCTATTTTGACTGCTTTTATCCCCACCTGTTAGTAACAATACAACTCTTCTACCTGCAATACCATAATAAATCCGATACCCTGATCCGAAGAAAAATCGCAATTCATAAACTCCATCCCCAATATTTTTATGATCTCCAAAATTACCCAAAGAGATTCTATCTAGACGAACATCAATCCTAGCTTGAGTAATATCAGCCAAAGTTTCAAACCATTCATCGAATGGACACACGCCTGTTTCGGTGACATATTTTTTAATTTCCCATAGTTTTTCATCCATAAATCCACTCCTCAGCATCAAACGCATTACATATATATGACATTATCAATAATTTGTTCTGAGGAATGAGAAAAGCTATCTAGTAAATAAAGGGGGTATAGTCCCCCAATTACATTTTATCTACAATCATTTTAAATTAAGCAACAATGGGAAAGATAAAGGTGTTGATACCGTATCTAATCAGAGAGGTAATAATCGCTAGAGCGATCGCACCGATAATGGCACTGAGTATACCCCATCTGAGTCTAAATCCTTGAACTAACCAAGCCGCGAGAGCAAAAACAACAATATTAATTACCCAACTAAACAAGCCAAAGGTAATCCAGTTAAAGGGGGTAGCTATAAACTGTAGCACCGCATTAACCAAACCAAATACAGCGGCGGAGACCATCGCTTTGCCGAAACTATCGATTTCTACACCAGTAGGTAATTTAGATACTATATAGAGAGCGATCGCCGTCACTAACCAAACTATTATTAAGGAAATGATCTGATTCATCTATTGGACTCCCAATGATAACTATTGGTATTCACTATACATTAAATCTGAATAAGATGACATCTCCTTCTTGAACTATATATTCTTTTCCTTCACTGCGAAGCAAACCCTTTTCTTTAGCATTATTTGTATTGCCACTTGCTACTAAATCCTGATAGCTAATGGTTTCTGCACGAATAAAACCACGTTCAAAATCTGAGTGAATTACTCCCGCCGCTTGAGGTGCTTTCATTCCCGCTTGAATAGTCCAGGCGCGGGTTTCGGTGGGTCCTGTAGTTAAATAAGTCCGTAAACCTAAGAGTTTATAAGTGGCTTTGATCAAAGATTTTAATCCGCCTTCTGCTACATTTAATGAGGCTAAAAAATCAATTCGTTCCTCTTCGGATAACTCCACCAATTCTGACTCTACCTGTGCTGAAACGATGACTACTTGTGCATTTTCTATTGCTGCTACTTGACGCACCGCTTCTACCCATTCATTTCCCGTAGCTAAATCATCTTCTGAGACGTTGGCGGCGTAAATAATCGGTTTGTGAGTGAGTAATCCCAGGGGTTTAATTAACTCTGATTCTGTTTCATTCAGATTCAACATGCGTACCGATTTCCCCGCATCTAACGCTATTTTGACCTTTTCTAAGACTTCCACTTCTGCTTGCGCTTCTTTACTCGTTCTTGCTTGTTTACGCGCTCTTTCTATGCGTTTTTCTACTTGCGATAAATCGGCTAAAGCTAGTTCCAGATTAATTACTTCGATATCTCTAACTGGATCTACCGAACCGGAGACGTGAATGATATCGTCGTCATCAAAACAGCGCACTACGTGAGTAATTGCATCTACTTCCCGAATATTAGCTAAGAACTGATTTCCGAGTCCTTCTCCTTGACTAGCGCCT
Coding sequences within:
- the ychF gene encoding redox-regulated ATPase YchF, with translation MLRAGIVGLPNVGKSTLFNALVANAKAEAANFPFCTIEPNVGVASVPDERLEVLAQLSSSVKIVPTRIEFVDIAGLVKGASQGEGLGNQFLANIREVDAITHVVRCFDDDDIIHVSGSVDPVRDIEVINLELALADLSQVEKRIERARKQARTSKEAQAEVEVLEKVKIALDAGKSVRMLNLNETESELIKPLGLLTHKPIIYAANVSEDDLATGNEWVEAVRQVAAIENAQVVIVSAQVESELVELSEEERIDFLASLNVAEGGLKSLIKATYKLLGLRTYLTTGPTETRAWTIQAGMKAPQAAGVIHSDFERGFIRAETISYQDLVASGNTNNAKEKGLLRSEGKEYIVQEGDVILFRFNV
- a CDS encoding DNA-binding protein, encoding MPVKDYREDLLSRLADSNYASQYLKISWDEILQDGNTEAFLLALKNVVEAKSNVTDVANKAKFPSQHLHDLLNGKSNPTLDTLVLVLGAVGLTIDFKPALSDTADKSSWEIH
- a CDS encoding type II toxin-antitoxin system RelE/ParE family toxin, with amino-acid sequence MDEKLWEIKKYVTETGVCPFDEWFETLADITQARIDVRLDRISLGNFGDHKNIGDGVYELRFFFGSGYRIYYGIAGRRVVLLLTGGDKSSQNRDIRIAQRFWYDYQKETGDR
- a CDS encoding phage holin family protein; this translates as MNQIISLIIVWLVTAIALYIVSKLPTGVEIDSFGKAMVSAAVFGLVNAVLQFIATPFNWITFGLFSWVINIVVFALAAWLVQGFRLRWGILSAIIGAIALAIITSLIRYGINTFIFPIVA